In Mixophyes fleayi isolate aMixFle1 unplaced genomic scaffold, aMixFle1.hap1 Scaffold_2132, whole genome shotgun sequence, one genomic interval encodes:
- the LOC142121724 gene encoding coiled-coil domain-containing protein 42-like yields the protein MQRALEAERGDYETAVEGLALKWEELLTTEEELQEYFVKFQRFIKEKDQKWLRQVNRTIKNRDIYNMRARELRVLQAEYEELAKRRAKVQTEIQQYSKFYQYLEMVVEASLEFQEVSDVVCRFHTLVATSSSLQQGAQEAQEAIKETKGQLSRCQKDKRDLVMQLNNQVGHLQTCLEDAQNERLLWESRWAHIQTTAAKKTLLLGTIKMATLNLFQSICGHGPESVDVEDTLRQLEVIQQYVRDLSDVYQEVSRKCPEN from the exons GATTATGAAACTGCTGTGGAAGGTCTCGCCCTGAAGTGGGAGGAGCTGCTCACAACGGAGGAGGAGCTACAGGAATACTTTGTCAAATTTCAGCGTTTCATAAAG GAGAAAGATCAGAAATGGCTGCGGCAAGTGAACAGAACAATAAAGAACAGAGATATCTACAACATGAGAGCCCGAGAGCTGAGAGTCCTTCAGGCAGAGTATGAAGAGCTGGCCAAGCGAAGGGCGAAGGTTCAGACAGAAATACAGCAATACAGCAAGTTCTACCAGTATctggagatggtggtggaggccTCATTGGAG TTCCAGGAGGTCAGTGATGTAGTTTGTCGGTTTCACACTTTGGTCGCCACTTCCAGTTCTCTCCAGCAGGGGGCACAGGAGGCCCAGGAAGCGATAAAGGAGACAAAAGGGCAACTCTCACGCTGCCAGAAAGATAAACGTGACTTGGTGATGCAGCTCAATAACCAAGTTGGCCACCTACAGACCTGTCTAGAAGATGCCCAAAATGAGCGTCTGCTGTGG GAGTCACGCTGGGCTCACATCCAAACCACAGCCGCTAAGAAGACTCTGCTCCTGGGCACAATAAAGATGGCGACGCTGAACCTCTTCCAAAGTATCTGTGGCCACGGCCCGGAGAGCGTGGACGTGGAGGACACACTGAGACAGCTGGAAGTG ATACAGCAGTATGTCCGGGACCTGTCTGATGTTTACCAGGAGGTCAGCAGAAAGTGCCCAGAGAACTGA